CTTTTggattaaaataatattatatttttattaataattattaattgataagaaaaataaaataatattatatttttattaataattattaattgacATACAactaaaaaacaaaaacaaacaataAAAAATTCCACATATCTACTCTAAATCATTAGTAACACATGAAACAATCACAAAAGCCTGACCAAACCAACATGACCAAACCAACATGAGATTAAAATCCGAGACCAACTACACTCTTCACAAGTCAATCATTAAGAATTTTTCACAAAGTGTTGGAGTGCGAAGCGAGTTAAACAAGAATttgaaaaatgagaaaaaaaaattgTTTCAGCTTTAAGCAGCGGCGCGACTCCTTTAGCCACGACGCGACTTAACACTATGATTGAGGTTCGAAAGTACAATGCTGTCGGATTGGAAATCATGCCTTAAGCCACGCCGCGGCTCCTCCAGCTGCGGCGTGACTTAAGCCTATCCGGGAGGCTGGCGAGAAAAAACGTGTTTTCTTGTTCTCAAAGTTAtttccttgttgagttttgcctatttaaccatcttattgtaacccatacatgtatccacgaaaattatcaataaaagaactctctttggtggccgAGAATTAAAGTAATCATttgtgattacatataacctcgttaaattctcttgtctttatcttttttgctagtttcttcatatacatctattattttcgtttattgtaagtgagtttgataacctagggttatcaagtcttgttagggtTCACGTGCTTTAATCCTAACACAAAGTCCATCAAATCTTTTACTTTTTGACCCTGGTTGAATACcacctagggatggcaatggatgccCGATCCAAGgaatatccacccgatccacccgattattcgtggatatgaacaatctaaatggatatgaatacggaTATAGATGAAccgaaatggatatggatatggatgacaaGTTTCATCCATATATGAACCCGCACCCGAAATAACTAaacatataaatttatcactcaaattaatatcatttatgtagtgatatttcattaattatattcatctttctttatattttctctaaaattataaaaaatttattatattttgttttttttaaatcattaaatgtATTTATTGTACTTTAGTGGtttaaatgtgattccatgtaactaaaaagtaagcaacttaccaACAAGACAAGTGAAGGCCACTAAGGTTATGGATGACATACTGTTGGCTCTATTAATCGcgtcaacagcaagcgtcgatttattggcgacttgactgtcgcttagagctTAAATTGAATTCAGgaaaggatttaaaacccatgaaaatttgattctacaatTTTCATGCCgtctcattttttatttttttatattttatttttattttttaaaattttttcctaCTTATAGGCCGGAAGtccttttggaagcaatctctctatgcATAGAACATTGAGAGGGCTGACTTTCTTTACTATTGGAAGTGTTTCACTTcgggtgaagaaatgacttgtctttattctaggataggaaatgattgtctacatctcacctccccatacctcgcatatgcgggattgaattttgttgtttttgttgttgttgttgttgttgttgtttaataGGTTATTTGTTgactatttgttatatagattagtaaaaatgtgactttcgaTAGCATAAACTATTaagaaatattacttttgatcgtatacagTGAATTACCGCTTATAATTGCTAAACATGAAATAAATTTAAATAGATATGGATGATTATCCATTAATCCGCGACGAATATAGATATGGAAGGATGAAATTTttataaatagatatgcatatgAATATGGattaaaaaaataaatggatatggatagcgATACAGCCTCACCCATAAGCTCTCCGTTAAATGTCACGGACCACGAGATACAAAGAGGACCACACCCTTACCCTTGACCGCCAAACTAATTTCTCACACTTTGAAAATGATCGTAACAACTTATATTAAATAATTCAATGTTCACTCAATCTCCTTGCAACAAGTTTGCAATATAATATAGTATCAATAGTTTCAACCACTTCCAAACAAGAATTTAAACATTTATAAGCCTCCAAATGAAAAGACACGTAGACCTTATTTTAAACTACCCAACAACACACAATAGCATTAGTTCTGCAACCAAATAATCTCCTATCTTTACCCCCCATTGAAGTCTAACTTTATTAAAGACATTCACAAATACAAAAACATATACTCAAATCAGAATAAAAATGACACAAAAACCGGGTCCTTTTTTATGTTCATCTAAAAATCCAAATAATAGTTCTAAAGGAATGCACACCCATACACAAGCCAACCACTGTATTAAcagaaaaacattaaaaaaaaacaaaaaaaaaaaactcattgtACCAAATTAGTTTATATATTTTCTGGCTGTCATTTATTTCTTCCCACCCATCATACTTTGACCAGAAGAAGTCCCAGGAAAGTTGGACGTTGTGCCACCTGTCTTTTGATTTCCAAGCACATTAAGATCTTCAAATAATCTGTACGAAGGAATAAACGGTTTTTGACCCGTACCAACAGCATTTGACCCGACCCGCCCATCCCCACTCACCCCTGCTGATGTCATGTTGTTCGAGTATGAGTTTACTTGCTGTGAAGGGACATTATTATAAGACAAAGCATACGGGTTGTTGGATTGAGGCACGGAATGAGAAGCATACGGGTTGTTCGCGTTAGGTACAGAATTAGAAGCATACGGGTTATTTGTTTGAGATACGGGTACCGAAGAAGAAGCATAGGGGTTATTGGTGTAATAGCCAGGTGTTGCAGCCCAAGGTGGCGGAATATAGCCCTGTTGTTGGTATTGCGGCTGAACCTGTGGTTGCATTTGTGGTTCGGACTGGGCCCACGGAACAACGTAACTAGATAAAGGGGGTTGGGTTTGGTGCGGATAACTCTGGGCTGTTGCTGGACCCGAGGGTGAATGGTCAATGTTTTGGTCAATGGTTTGCGGGGGAGTGACTGGTGGTGGAGAGGGTGTGTTTACAGTTGATAAGGTGAGGCTAAGAAAGTCGATCATGTCGTCGGCTCTTGTGGTGTTTGGTGGTGAAAGTGGGTCGGTTACGGTTAAAGCCATACTCATTGACGGGTCTTGGGTGGGTCCTGATTCGGTTGCAATAACACCGTTTTGCGATACAGGAGTATTTGGTTTTGAGTGCCTGCAAATAGATAGTATAACTAAGAGAATCGTACGGAGTAGTATATTTGTAGTTGTATTTAACACAATAACTTATAAATGACAAAAAATTTAGTTTACAAAATATTAAACCCGAATCAAACCAAAGTTATGTCTTGACCCAAACTCATTATAACCTGTTACATAGCCCACCAGACCCACTCATATTGCCACCTCTAGTTTAGATAATAAAAGACAAAAAAATGAGTTTATGTTAAAATAAGAACAGCAGGGTTAGGTTAGCTTGGACCACTTTTTATTTTATTACAGTATTTTTTCTCTAACTATTATTCCAAAAGCTGGATGCTTACCTAATAAGCTTATATTTTAATTTAGACGGTTTAAATGGTCGTAATCATATATAAATACACTTCAAGTCCGACTCTTTTGACCTATTTCCTCTTTAGCTATATGTTTCTACTTAATCCCTTTGACcaggataaaaaaaaaaaaaaaaaaaagataacccATTTCTAGGTTTGTGATTTAAATAGTTAGCCTAGAAAAGTTCATCGGTTTGGTTATCAGTTTCCTCGGATTTGAAAATTTTGGAGGGaagaccgaaaaccgaattcaatttCAAAACCGAAACTGAACCGTTTCGGTTAAAACCGACAAACTCAAAAAATCATAATGTAACCAAAATAATCATAGCAAATCGATTTTAAACTCGGAATTTATTTTAAAAAATGGTTTTTCGTCTATATATATCACCAATTTACTAATTATTAGCTGAATTCAGTTTGAATTCAGTTTGAATCCGGTTAAACCGAATTCGAAAAAAGTAAAATCGAAAAgttgaaccgaaaaccgaattcaaatttgaaAACCAAACTCAAACTCGGGTTTAGTTTTCTTTCGGTATtcattcggttcggttttcgggttAATCGGCTGAAACCATATATTGAACACCCCTAATCCAGTCatcaaaaacaaaaaaatttaccttCTAGCAAGCAGAGCAaaatcatcttcatcttcctcttcttcttctctaGGTTCAGTTTTTAACGGTGGAGGTATAGGGGAAGAAGACGGGACACTTGCTCTCGAGTTTTCGTCTTTTTCTTCAACAGGTTTCATCGGGGACGTCTGGGTAGTAGTAGTAGATGTTGATGACGATGGTGAGGCAATAGAGCTTGTTACATGTACAGGAATTGGAGAACCAGATGCAATTGCATCATGTTTTGCAAGAACCGTTTGCAGGTTGTCGTTTAATTCGATACCCTGTCCAAGAAGCTCTTCATCACTGCCACCCAAAAAAAGAAAAAGATTATTATCAGAAACCAAAGAAACACGGTAGTGTTTATTACAAAATACAAATGAATTATATATAATTCAATTACAATAAAAGGCTAATGGAACATGATAGAGAGAGTTCACTTACCTAGCAGAAGATAACATTTGCATCAGTTTTTTCTGATTTGATCGACACCGGTCAACAATATCAACTATGACTTCATCTTTAACAGCCTATTAATATAaaagataagtcaaaattcaatcaATATCATGCACGACTACAATATAGTgacaagaaagaaaaataaaaaaacataCTGCACGGTCATTCGGATCAACTTCTTGCAACATCTCAGATAAGAGATCCGAAACGCTCTTCATTGAGTCGATCACTGACGCACTAGCAAGAAAAAATAACATTTTTCATCAGACAATTTAACCAATTATTCTGAAAAATCACATTCATACGATTAAATAAAAGTAAAGTAGAAAAAGCAATATGAAATACCTTAAATTTTCAATCTCCGAAGCCATGACTTCATCAAGCCGCGTTGAAGAATTGCTTGGCATTCCGTAACTTGGTTGAGGGGATCTTGAAGGTGGATAGGTAACTGGAGGTGTTAATATTGGAGCTGCATCGGGTGACCGATGAGGAAATTGTACTCCAGATTGCTGTTTACATAAACATAATCCAAAAAAGAATAACAATTTTAAGCCCATAATAACATAATGTCTAAAACACATAGCTAcatcaatataaatataaatatattaataatatatcaatttttttcatatACTCATACTCATATATATAAATCACAAAAAATTATAAAAGAATTCAAGATACAAAATGACATATGTTCAACTATTTCTCAAATGCCTAAGACCACAGATTGACAAGTCTGGTAAATGTATGAAATTCAGTATCAATATATGTTTGTGGGCAAAAATGTAAATTTAAAACTTAGTTTGAAAGCTTTATAGTAAATATATCCTGACATGGAAACATCATTAAAAATCTTTTATTTAAACTTCAACGGAAATAGTCGCTACTATATATAATGATGACGCTTTTAAACAAGACCAAGGAGATCTATATATAGTAAGCTAACCCGTAATTCATCATAAGCAAAGTAATATTGAGGATATTTTCCTCCTCGGCCACCAAACGCTTCTTGCCATGAATCTAAAAGAACCAAAATTTTCTCCCTCACACGCATGTCCGCCTGCACAACATAtatttctcatcaatctttttgacGGTGGGGATTTAAACATCAATTTGGTCAAAAGAAAAAATTAAATGACCTTCTTTGAATTTTAAATTTGTAAGAAATCAAATCTCAACTTTTCAGAACGGATAGTAGCATAtacaaaacaaaatttaaaattcaCCTTTTTCTTAACAATCTTGATCATCTCTGGGAGTATGTTTCTTTCTGCTATTTGAAAATGAACGTATTCACCACAATTCTTAACCATAGTCTCTAAAAGCTACAATCGACAATGATAAAAACAGTAAAATTAGCATTTTAATAGTACCATCATTTCAAGATTTGTGTAACGCAATGAAAGAAGCAATATTGTTGTACAACAAATTTCAAAAAAGATGAAATACCGTCAAGGAAAGTAGTTGAACATTTGGGTTCTTGTGTTGTAACCTTTTCTTAAGAGTCTTGACAACATCTTTTGAAAGCCTGCGAAATATTTAAACATGATTGGCTACAAACATAGGGCAAGGATATAATATCACTTCAACTAATAATAACTGAATAAAGAACGAAAGATTAATATAAACGTGGAGGTCATGGTTTCAATCCCCATCAATCATGTTCCTTTAACCACAGCTACGCAATTTACCTATCTCATGTTTGGCCATGGACTGGCCGGAAGGGGCCCGCCATAGGGTCGGTTTTACCCTTCTTTTAAACCACGTAATATAAGGTCCAACAACTTAGAAGGTAACTCACATCAGAAAAATATATTCTTTTAGTGATTTAGAACATTAAAAACAGTAAGTACAAATCAACTGATGCTAATCAATTACTCTGTTTTGGCTAAATAATCCAAACTAACGGTTTGAACAAAAAGCATAGATAAATTCAACTCAAACTCCTTTGAAATCAATTAGCAACAGAATGAACACAAATTAAAAGCCTAAAGTCGAAAACAAAATACTAACTTTATTATGTTTTATTTGTGAAGGGAAATTTATTTAACCATTAATGCTTCATCTGTCACCACTTGATAACCATAGCAGAAATTTATAGTCTCACATGAAATTAAGTACTAATATACCATGCAATTATTAGGTTTCTAATATTAAAGCCTCTAATGAACAGTAGTTAACTACTTATCTTACATCTCTTAGAATTAAATTAAAGTTACAATTAAACAAGTCATATTAAACCCTAGAATAAAACACT
The window above is part of the Rutidosis leptorrhynchoides isolate AG116_Rl617_1_P2 chromosome 1, CSIRO_AGI_Rlap_v1, whole genome shotgun sequence genome. Proteins encoded here:
- the LOC139881744 gene encoding TOM1-like protein 6; its protein translation is MMIPATAFSSPSSSSANSVVIRVDKATSEFLNGPDWTLNIDICDTINANSWLSKDVVKTLKKRLQHKNPNVQLLSLTLLETMVKNCGEYVHFQIAERNILPEMIKIVKKKADMRVREKILVLLDSWQEAFGGRGGKYPQYYFAYDELRQSGVQFPHRSPDAAPILTPPVTYPPSRSPQPSYGMPSNSSTRLDEVMASEIENLSASVIDSMKSVSDLLSEMLQEVDPNDRAAVKDEVIVDIVDRCRSNQKKLMQMLSSASDEELLGQGIELNDNLQTVLAKHDAIASGSPIPVHVTSSIASPSSSTSTTTTQTSPMKPVEEKDENSRASVPSSSPIPPPLKTEPREEEEEDEDDFALLARRHSKPNTPVSQNGVIATESGPTQDPSMSMALTVTDPLSPPNTTRADDMIDFLSLTLSTVNTPSPPPVTPPQTIDQNIDHSPSGPATAQSYPHQTQPPLSSYVVPWAQSEPQMQPQVQPQYQQQGYIPPPWAATPGYYTNNPYASSSVPVSQTNNPYASNSVPNANNPYASHSVPQSNNPYALSYNNVPSQQVNSYSNNMTSAGVSGDGRVGSNAVGTGQKPFIPSYRLFEDLNVLGNQKTGGTTSNFPGTSSGQSMMGGKK